A genomic stretch from Legionella adelaidensis includes:
- a CDS encoding adenylosuccinate synthase gives MGKNVVVVGTQWGDEGKGKIVDLLTHDAQVVVRYQGGHNAGHTLKINGEKTVLRLIPSGILRSHVRCYIGNGVVLSPKALIEEINEIEAKGIQVRSRLHISPACPLILPSHVALDKARETHKGGSEAIGTTGRGIGPAYEDKIARRALKVGDLLDSERFKHKLKDLLQYHNFILKNYYQQPEVEIQSILEEATQWAKEIVPMLTDVTSRLHEHRVKGDHILFEGAQGVYLDIDHGTYPFVTSSNTCIGSVVNGAGFGPLYLDYILGITKAYTTRVGGGPFPTELTDETGKRLAERGNEFGSVTGRQRRCGWFDAVLLKRSIELNSISGICLTKLDVLDGLETIQVAVGYKDKNGNTLSRPPQAAEDFIGLEPIYEELPGWFESTADITSLDQFPKNALAYINRLEALLEIPIDMISTGPERNSTVILRDPFLRK, from the coding sequence ATGGGTAAGAATGTAGTAGTTGTGGGTACGCAATGGGGTGATGAGGGTAAAGGTAAAATTGTAGATTTACTAACTCATGATGCCCAGGTAGTCGTTCGTTATCAAGGCGGACACAACGCGGGGCACACATTGAAGATAAATGGCGAAAAAACGGTTTTGCGATTAATTCCGTCTGGCATTCTTCGCTCCCACGTTCGCTGTTACATAGGTAACGGGGTGGTTTTATCTCCTAAAGCGTTAATTGAAGAAATAAATGAGATAGAAGCGAAAGGAATTCAAGTGCGTAGCCGTTTACATATTAGTCCGGCTTGTCCGCTTATATTACCCTCACACGTTGCTTTGGATAAGGCAAGAGAAACTCATAAAGGTGGTTCTGAAGCGATTGGTACCACAGGAAGGGGAATTGGTCCGGCTTATGAAGACAAAATTGCCCGCAGAGCGCTTAAAGTCGGGGACTTGCTCGATAGCGAAAGGTTTAAACATAAGCTGAAAGATTTATTGCAATATCACAATTTTATTCTAAAAAATTATTACCAACAGCCTGAAGTAGAAATTCAAAGTATTCTAGAAGAGGCTACTCAGTGGGCTAAAGAAATAGTACCCATGCTAACTGACGTGACGTCGCGGTTGCATGAACATCGTGTGAAAGGTGATCACATTTTATTTGAGGGTGCTCAAGGGGTTTATTTAGATATTGATCACGGTACCTATCCTTTTGTGACTTCATCAAATACTTGTATAGGAAGCGTAGTAAATGGCGCAGGTTTTGGCCCGCTTTATCTGGATTATATTTTAGGAATAACAAAAGCGTATACCACCCGCGTGGGGGGCGGTCCTTTTCCCACTGAGCTAACTGATGAAACGGGTAAACGTTTAGCCGAAAGAGGAAATGAATTTGGCTCGGTAACTGGTAGGCAGCGTCGTTGTGGTTGGTTTGACGCGGTATTACTAAAACGTTCTATTGAGCTGAATAGTATTTCTGGTATCTGTCTGACTAAGTTAGATGTATTAGATGGATTAGAAACAATCCAGGTAGCAGTAGGTTATAAAGATAAAAATGGAAACACACTATCGAGACCTCCCCAGGCGGCAGAGGATTTTATAGGTCTTGAGCCTATATATGAGGAATTACCAGGATGGTTTGAATCTACAGCGGACATCACTTCATTGGATCAATTTCCTAAAAATGCCTTAGCGTATATTAACCGTCTCGAGGCTTTATTAGAGATTCCCATAGATATGATTTCTACCGGCCCGGAAAGAAACTCTACTGTTATTTTAAGGGATCCTTTTCTCAGAAAATAA
- a CDS encoding SGNH/GDSL hydrolase family protein, whose protein sequence is MKILISIIAFLFTTMVSATPLHKIVVFGDSLSDNGNLYEYMKHQLPISPPYYKGRFTNGLVWVELLVSNYKNKQQPAPQIQLVDYAFGGASVDESESGPFSLRGQVDSYFLVNKVADPNSLYIVWIGSNNYLSLDEDMETYPVIQGIKNQLERLVEKGAKHFLIVNLPDLGKTPLAPTFGVTELLSSISLKHNDELASLIADYQSKRSDIKWTYLDVNEVFNEMLKGSYFSNVNESCTKDDDEEVEWEVAPPSMLKIAAKVTKPAPRNCDDYLFFDEVHPTGPAHKIMAAHAMRILEKAGEVFG, encoded by the coding sequence ATGAAAATTCTTATCTCCATTATCGCGTTTTTGTTTACGACGATGGTATCTGCCACGCCTTTACACAAAATTGTCGTTTTTGGTGATAGTTTGTCTGATAACGGCAACCTTTATGAATATATGAAACATCAATTACCCATCTCTCCTCCTTACTACAAAGGTCGTTTTACGAACGGCTTGGTATGGGTAGAATTATTGGTCTCTAATTACAAAAATAAACAGCAACCGGCTCCACAAATTCAATTGGTTGACTATGCTTTCGGCGGCGCTTCAGTAGATGAATCGGAAAGTGGCCCTTTTTCTCTACGCGGACAAGTGGATAGTTATTTTCTGGTAAATAAAGTTGCCGACCCAAACAGTCTTTATATCGTTTGGATTGGTTCTAACAATTATTTATCTCTTGATGAAGATATGGAAACCTACCCCGTGATTCAAGGAATCAAAAACCAATTAGAGCGTCTGGTAGAAAAAGGTGCTAAACATTTTCTTATTGTAAATTTACCCGATCTGGGCAAAACTCCTTTAGCTCCTACTTTCGGGGTCACAGAATTACTTTCTTCCATTAGTTTGAAACATAATGATGAGTTGGCCTCTTTAATTGCAGATTATCAATCCAAACGTTCAGACATTAAATGGACGTACCTGGATGTAAATGAAGTATTTAATGAGATGTTGAAAGGAAGTTATTTCTCTAATGTAAATGAATCATGTACCAAAGATGATGATGAAGAGGTTGAATGGGAAGTAGCCCCACCATCCATGCTAAAAATCGCTGCAAAAGTAACCAAACCTGCACCAAGAAATTGTGACGATTACTTATTCTTCGATGAAGTGCATCCTACAGGTCCCGCTCACAAAATTATGGCGGCCCATGCGATGAGAATCCTTGAAAAGGCAGGGGAAGTATTTGGTTAA
- the hflK gene encoding FtsH protease activity modulator HflK has protein sequence MGWNEPDKDKDPWSGKNQPPDLDEALKRLQDKLKKTFLRNSSPPESGDDNRSNGKFLALIIFFVAFAIWALSGIFIVDPAEQAAILRFGKYVETVGPGPHWIPRLISSKIIVNIDRVADYSYSGQMLTKDENLVSVAIAVQYRIGDLQEYLFNVADPEESLKQATSSALRQVVGQTTLDQMITEGREAWGNSVQDTLVKILAGYKTGIAIVNVSPQPARAPENVQDAFDDAIKAQEDEKRFKDQARAYEARVVPIAEGNAQRIQAEATAYAEQVVLKAQGETAEFLELLPQYSRSPYVTSERMYLEAMQQVLSRSTKIIVDNKAGNLLYLPLEKLFSQNNQPNTAENSKPEATVANATQGEAGGGDLFDGRETIRPTERLGRSE, from the coding sequence ATGGGGTGGAATGAGCCCGACAAAGATAAGGATCCTTGGAGTGGGAAAAATCAACCCCCGGATTTAGATGAGGCGTTAAAGCGGTTGCAAGATAAATTAAAAAAAACTTTTTTAAGAAACTCTTCTCCACCCGAGTCTGGTGATGATAACCGTTCAAATGGTAAATTTTTAGCGTTGATCATATTTTTTGTGGCATTTGCTATCTGGGCTCTCTCTGGAATTTTCATTGTTGATCCCGCAGAGCAAGCAGCTATTCTTCGCTTTGGAAAATATGTTGAAACAGTAGGGCCAGGACCTCATTGGATCCCAAGACTTATTTCTTCAAAAATAATCGTAAACATAGACCGTGTCGCCGATTATTCCTATTCCGGCCAAATGTTAACTAAAGATGAAAATCTTGTTTCGGTTGCTATTGCTGTGCAATACCGTATCGGTGATTTACAAGAGTATTTATTTAACGTCGCTGATCCGGAAGAAAGTTTAAAACAAGCTACTTCTAGCGCATTACGGCAAGTTGTGGGGCAGACAACATTAGATCAGATGATTACCGAAGGTCGCGAAGCATGGGGCAATAGTGTGCAAGATACACTTGTAAAAATTTTAGCAGGATATAAAACAGGTATTGCTATTGTGAATGTTTCACCCCAACCTGCAAGAGCTCCCGAAAATGTGCAAGATGCCTTTGATGATGCAATAAAAGCGCAAGAAGACGAAAAGCGGTTTAAGGATCAGGCACGCGCTTATGAAGCACGTGTAGTTCCCATTGCAGAAGGAAATGCACAACGAATTCAGGCAGAAGCCACTGCGTATGCCGAGCAAGTGGTATTAAAAGCCCAAGGGGAAACAGCAGAGTTTTTAGAGTTGTTGCCTCAATATTCTCGCTCACCTTATGTGACCAGTGAGCGTATGTATTTAGAAGCGATGCAACAAGTTTTAAGTCGAAGTACTAAAATCATTGTGGACAATAAAGCAGGGAATTTACTTTATTTGCCCCTGGAGAAATTATTTTCCCAAAACAATCAACCAAACACTGCCGAAAACAGTAAACCGGAGGCTACTGTAGCTAATGCAACCCAAGGTGAGGCTGGTGGGGGTGATTTATTTGATGGGCGAGAAACAATAAGACCCACAGAGCGTTTGGGAAGGAGTGAATAA
- a CDS encoding NADPH-dependent 2,4-dienoyl-CoA reductase encodes MELCVDKKPFSALFQPLDLGFTTLKNRLLMGSMHTGLEEDKESLNRLAMFYRERAQGGVGLIVTGGFAPNRSGRLAPFAAKLTNNKEKNRHTLITDTVHEADGKIVLQILHAGRYGYHPFIVAPSRIKSPISPFTPWKLGKFQIKKTIAHFARCAYLAKEAGYDGVEVMGSEGYLINQFIVTHTNKRVDEWGGAYENRIRFPLEIVRSIRAKVGKDFIIIFRLSLLDLIPQGSNWEEVIFLAKALEEAGVTLLNTGIGWHEARIPTIATMVPPAAFTQITKKLKSEISIPIITSNRINTPVIANKLLEDNVADMISLARPFLADPLFVEKAKSGEQNSINVCIACNQACLDLVFQNQQATCLVNPRAANETQLIYSAVRQPKKIAVVGGGPAGLAFAAVAAERGHEVTLFEKNNVLGGQFNLAKKIPGKNEFQYTIDYFSHQLQKYNVQVVLNKEATTNDLLNYDDIIVSTGVTPRIPELEGINHPKVMTYIEVIEGRKEPGKKVAIMGAGGIGFDVAEWLVHNPYQDPYLNFYQEWGIDLSGNSRGGLKTPEIFACDREVFLLQRKQEKMGKRLGKTTGWIHRSSLKHKKVKMISGVQYIRINDEGLHLIIDETPVLLAVDSIILCTGQLESKGLFAPLKAAGKSVHLVGGAYKALELDARHAIKQASHLAALL; translated from the coding sequence ATGGAACTTTGTGTTGACAAAAAACCATTTTCAGCTCTTTTTCAGCCGTTGGACTTAGGATTTACCACACTGAAAAATCGGTTGCTAATGGGATCCATGCATACAGGTTTGGAAGAGGATAAGGAAAGCCTGAACCGGTTAGCTATGTTTTATCGTGAGCGCGCTCAAGGAGGAGTAGGGCTTATCGTTACTGGAGGGTTTGCTCCCAACCGTTCAGGCCGCTTGGCTCCTTTTGCGGCAAAGCTTACCAATAATAAAGAAAAAAATCGCCATACTTTAATTACAGATACGGTTCATGAAGCGGATGGAAAAATTGTTTTACAAATTTTACATGCTGGCAGATATGGCTATCATCCTTTTATTGTTGCACCCTCCCGTATAAAGTCTCCCATTAGTCCTTTTACCCCTTGGAAACTTGGTAAGTTTCAAATTAAAAAGACTATTGCCCATTTTGCCCGCTGTGCTTATTTAGCTAAAGAAGCAGGTTATGATGGGGTGGAGGTGATGGGAAGCGAAGGGTATTTGATAAACCAATTTATCGTTACTCATACTAATAAAAGAGTAGACGAATGGGGTGGCGCGTATGAAAATCGTATTCGTTTTCCATTAGAAATCGTAAGATCTATCAGAGCTAAAGTAGGGAAAGACTTTATAATCATCTTTAGACTGTCTTTACTGGATTTAATTCCCCAGGGTAGTAATTGGGAAGAGGTTATTTTTCTTGCCAAGGCACTTGAAGAAGCAGGGGTTACTCTGCTCAATACCGGAATTGGTTGGCATGAAGCGAGAATCCCAACTATTGCCACCATGGTTCCTCCCGCTGCATTTACGCAAATTACTAAAAAATTGAAATCGGAAATTTCTATTCCGATTATTACTTCAAATCGTATTAACACGCCAGTCATTGCTAATAAACTGCTCGAAGATAATGTAGCTGATATGATTTCTCTAGCGAGACCATTCCTTGCAGACCCTTTATTTGTAGAAAAGGCAAAGAGTGGAGAGCAGAATTCTATTAATGTTTGTATTGCATGCAATCAAGCCTGTCTCGATTTAGTATTTCAAAACCAACAGGCTACTTGTTTAGTTAATCCACGAGCGGCTAACGAAACCCAATTAATATATTCAGCTGTTCGCCAGCCGAAAAAGATTGCAGTAGTAGGGGGAGGACCTGCTGGGCTGGCATTTGCCGCAGTGGCTGCCGAAAGAGGTCACGAGGTTACTTTATTCGAAAAGAATAATGTTTTGGGTGGACAATTTAATTTAGCGAAAAAAATTCCTGGTAAAAATGAGTTTCAATACACCATTGATTATTTTTCACACCAATTACAAAAATATAATGTTCAGGTAGTTCTCAATAAAGAAGCTACTACCAATGATTTATTAAATTACGACGATATTATCGTTTCAACAGGGGTTACTCCACGCATTCCCGAATTAGAAGGAATTAATCACCCGAAAGTGATGACTTACATTGAAGTAATAGAAGGAAGAAAAGAACCTGGAAAAAAAGTAGCTATTATGGGAGCCGGGGGGATTGGTTTTGATGTCGCAGAATGGTTGGTTCACAACCCTTACCAAGATCCCTATTTAAATTTTTATCAAGAGTGGGGGATTGATCTTAGTGGTAATTCACGGGGAGGTTTGAAAACACCCGAAATTTTTGCCTGTGATAGAGAAGTTTTTTTATTGCAAAGAAAACAGGAAAAAATGGGTAAACGGTTAGGAAAAACTACTGGCTGGATTCATAGAAGCTCATTGAAACATAAAAAAGTAAAAATGATTTCAGGGGTGCAGTATATTCGCATTAATGATGAGGGGTTACATCTTATCATAGATGAAACACCAGTTCTTCTAGCTGTGGATTCTATTATTTTATGCACCGGCCAGTTAGAATCCAAGGGCTTATTTGCCCCCTTAAAAGCAGCAGGGAAGTCCGTTCACCTGGTGGGAGGCGCGTACAAAGCTTTAGAATTAGATGCAAGACATGCAATTAAGCAAGCGAGTCATTTAGCGGCACTTTTATAA
- a CDS encoding DEAD/DEAH box helicase, with amino-acid sequence MTQATPSFASLGLSPPLLKAIEELNYQTPSPIQQQTIPWLLQGRDVIGQAQTGTGKTAAFALPILQRLQVAVKETQALILAPTRELAIQVAESFSSLSTKQAGIKVVVLCGGQDYRPQLKQLREGAQIVVGTPGRILDHLDRGTLQLGNLNTFVLDEADEMLRMGFIEDVETILAKLPETKQMALFSATMPSRIRQIANCYLNDPVSIEIKSATATVKSIEQRFLFANQMQKPDALLRVLASEDFQGVIVFVRTKSSTEEVAELLQQYDHKAMAIHGDLSQALRERIIAQFKQGTIDILVATDVAARGLDVDRVTHVINYDIAQDCETYVHRIGRTGRAGRSGVTILFVTPRESRMLSLIERHTRQRIEKINVPHDQAILAAKHKRFINNITTRLDNENLKEYQQIIENFLKENEVSAVEVAAALALKLNSDKGWKNSISLPQVKQEKVKIKNGKSEGKNPRFGERDRKRSKVEDYAHEVFRLDVGRIHGVKPGNIVGAIANEAGIQSRYITGLKINDDHSIVKLPKGMSKEIFQDLNKAWVCGRQLKLVSLG; translated from the coding sequence ATGACACAAGCTACACCTTCCTTCGCTTCTTTGGGCTTATCTCCCCCTTTATTAAAAGCTATTGAGGAATTAAATTATCAAACGCCCTCACCTATTCAACAACAAACCATTCCCTGGCTTTTGCAAGGTCGAGACGTAATTGGACAAGCACAAACAGGTACTGGTAAAACAGCTGCCTTTGCTTTACCTATTTTGCAACGGTTGCAAGTGGCGGTTAAAGAAACCCAAGCGCTTATTCTTGCGCCTACCAGAGAATTAGCTATTCAAGTTGCCGAGAGTTTTTCTTCATTAAGTACAAAACAAGCGGGGATAAAGGTAGTTGTTCTTTGTGGGGGACAAGATTACCGTCCTCAATTGAAGCAATTGCGAGAAGGGGCGCAAATTGTTGTTGGAACACCGGGAAGGATTCTTGACCACCTTGATCGAGGTACCTTGCAATTAGGCAACCTTAATACATTTGTTTTAGATGAAGCAGATGAAATGTTGCGAATGGGTTTTATTGAAGATGTAGAAACGATATTGGCAAAACTCCCAGAGACTAAGCAAATGGCTTTGTTCTCCGCTACCATGCCCAGTCGAATACGACAAATTGCTAATTGCTATTTAAATGATCCTGTTTCTATTGAAATTAAATCAGCAACTGCTACGGTAAAATCAATTGAGCAACGTTTTTTATTTGCGAATCAAATGCAAAAACCAGACGCTTTATTGCGTGTGTTAGCAAGCGAAGATTTTCAAGGAGTTATTGTTTTTGTACGTACTAAAAGCAGTACAGAAGAAGTAGCCGAACTGTTACAGCAGTATGATCATAAAGCAATGGCAATCCATGGGGATTTAAGCCAGGCTTTACGCGAACGTATTATTGCGCAATTTAAACAAGGTACTATTGATATCTTGGTTGCTACTGATGTAGCTGCCAGAGGCCTGGATGTAGATCGCGTGACGCATGTTATCAATTATGATATCGCACAAGATTGTGAAACGTATGTTCATCGAATTGGCCGAACAGGTCGTGCAGGAAGAAGCGGAGTAACAATTTTATTTGTTACGCCGAGAGAATCACGCATGCTCAGTTTAATCGAAAGACATACTCGTCAACGTATTGAAAAAATTAATGTTCCACACGATCAGGCTATTTTAGCCGCTAAACACAAACGTTTTATTAATAATATTACCACTCGTTTAGACAATGAAAATTTGAAAGAGTACCAACAAATTATTGAAAATTTTCTTAAAGAAAACGAGGTCTCCGCTGTCGAAGTAGCGGCAGCCTTGGCTCTAAAATTAAATAGTGATAAAGGTTGGAAGAACTCCATTTCTTTACCCCAGGTTAAACAAGAAAAAGTAAAAATAAAAAATGGTAAATCAGAAGGAAAGAATCCACGGTTTGGCGAACGAGACCGAAAAAGAAGTAAAGTAGAAGACTATGCCCATGAAGTCTTTCGACTAGACGTGGGAAGAATTCATGGTGTTAAGCCGGGTAATATCGTAGGGGCCATCGCTAACGAAGCGGGCATCCAAAGCCGTTATATCACTGGTTTAAAAATTAATGATGACCATTCTATTGTAAAATTGCCTAAAGGGATGTCCAAAGAAATTTTCCAAGATCTAAATAAAGCTTGGGTTTGTGGTAGACAATTAAAACTGGTTTCCTTGGGTTAA
- the djlA gene encoding co-chaperone DjlA, with protein MNLREFFTAHTWWGKIFGAFLGYLMAGPVGALFGLLIGNFFDHGLAEHFSRPHWLYHAEKRGVVQKIFFEATFSIIGHIAKADGRVSEKEIQMAATLMDEMGLNGKQREEAKRYFREGKKTTFNVTHILQLLKEVTQDNPDLLRLFLDIQYRSACVDGLSQPKLTAMNIVLRHLGFAPLHQQNRFYEDFFNQYQQYSRQHTSNNQYSRTYQSTSHLDQAYAILEINPNASKQEVKKAYRKLISRNHPDRLIAKGLPEAMIKMANDKTQKITKAYEAICKSKGW; from the coding sequence CCTGTTGGAGCTCTTTTTGGCCTCCTCATTGGAAATTTTTTTGATCATGGTTTGGCGGAACATTTTTCTCGTCCTCATTGGCTTTATCATGCAGAAAAAAGAGGAGTGGTGCAAAAAATATTTTTTGAAGCCACTTTTTCCATTATAGGACATATTGCTAAAGCTGACGGGAGAGTATCCGAGAAAGAAATCCAAATGGCAGCTACTTTAATGGATGAAATGGGTTTAAATGGCAAACAACGGGAAGAAGCAAAGAGATACTTTAGGGAAGGTAAAAAAACAACTTTTAATGTAACTCATATTTTGCAACTTTTAAAAGAAGTTACTCAGGATAACCCCGACTTATTACGCTTATTTTTAGATATTCAATACAGATCTGCGTGTGTAGACGGGTTGTCTCAGCCAAAACTCACGGCCATGAACATTGTCTTACGTCATCTCGGTTTTGCGCCCTTACATCAGCAGAATCGTTTTTATGAAGATTTTTTTAATCAATATCAGCAATATAGTCGTCAGCATACTTCCAATAATCAGTATTCTCGTACCTATCAAAGTACATCACATTTAGATCAGGCTTATGCCATTCTAGAAATTAACCCGAATGCATCCAAACAAGAGGTAAAAAAGGCTTATAGGAAGCTTATAAGCCGAAATCACCCTGATCGCCTAATTGCGAAGGGCTTACCTGAAGCAATGATAAAAATGGCTAATGACAAAACACAGAAAATAACGAAAGCATACGAAGCCATTTGCAAGAGTAAAGGATGGTAA
- the hflC gene encoding protease modulator HflC has product MNGTRTLLAVLGFFVLLLLITSVFTITQGQHGILLRLGRLVEDTDSKQVKVVNPGLHFKLPFIEKVRVFDTRIQTLDIKSSRIVTREKKDVIVDYYVKWRIDNIPQYFKSTGGNELKAETLLEQQLNTSLRAQFGKRTISDVVSGGRDDLMVVLRDRAEQQAGQLGIHVVDVRIKGIELPENTSNAIYQRMRAHMQQIANRHRADGHAEAEAIQARADAMVTVVLAKARSEGQKIRAQGQAKAAAIYAEAYDKNKDFFAFYRSLKAYEGSFNQKQDILVLDQSSEFFNYFKHGMAKGNGVTVKNSL; this is encoded by the coding sequence ATGAACGGTACACGCACTTTATTAGCTGTTTTAGGTTTTTTTGTACTTTTGCTCTTAATCACTAGTGTATTTACGATTACCCAAGGTCAACATGGGATACTTTTACGTCTAGGGCGTTTAGTTGAAGACACTGATTCGAAACAGGTAAAAGTAGTAAACCCGGGCTTGCATTTCAAGCTTCCCTTTATTGAAAAAGTACGTGTTTTTGATACGCGAATACAGACTTTGGACATTAAGTCGTCACGTATCGTAACGCGTGAGAAAAAAGACGTGATTGTTGACTATTATGTTAAGTGGCGTATTGACAACATTCCTCAATACTTTAAATCGACGGGTGGTAATGAGTTAAAGGCTGAAACTTTATTGGAGCAGCAATTAAATACGTCCTTACGCGCGCAATTTGGTAAACGCACCATATCAGATGTTGTTTCCGGTGGACGTGACGATTTGATGGTCGTTTTAAGGGACCGAGCAGAACAGCAAGCTGGTCAATTGGGTATCCATGTCGTTGATGTTCGTATTAAAGGAATTGAGCTGCCTGAAAATACGAGTAATGCTATTTATCAACGTATGCGGGCACATATGCAACAAATTGCCAACCGTCATCGTGCTGACGGGCATGCGGAAGCAGAAGCTATACAAGCAAGAGCCGATGCTATGGTCACTGTGGTATTAGCTAAAGCCCGTAGCGAAGGGCAAAAAATACGAGCCCAAGGCCAGGCAAAGGCCGCTGCCATTTATGCAGAAGCTTATGATAAAAATAAAGACTTTTTTGCTTTTTACCGCAGCTTAAAGGCATACGAAGGTAGTTTTAATCAAAAACAAGATATTCTCGTGTTAGACCAAAGCAGTGAATTCTTTAATTACTTTAAGCACGGAATGGCAAAAGGGAATGGTGTTACTGTAAAGAATTCTTTATAA